A stretch of Trichocoleus sp. DNA encodes these proteins:
- a CDS encoding ShlB/FhaC/HecB family hemolysin secretion/activation protein encodes MHSIFLNTLPTIGLLSLVLGFPAALAQSTSPAGISIPPDAPDALQESIPRPSDTLPSVPIVPPNTSPAPTLQTPLIPPPPAAPDLNLRFPVQQIKVEGSTVLQPEISALVKDYEARDELSFEDLLELRSRITQLYLSNGYITSGAFLPNNQMLTDGMIRIQVVEGTLEAIDLCLLSPGTGRSRGSSNSVSEATSSPLEESSPSNPASAQAQEPQMPAEAEDQCGSARLRESYIRSRLVQADTKPVNQQRIEETLQLLQLNPLIQQVNAELIAGSAPGQNVLTVQVIEASAFRLGIGGDNYQSPSIGSEQFSIQVGHDNLFGVGDRISTGYGITEGLDSFDISYSIPLNPQEGTLSFSYSTDESLIIEQQFEDLDIRSESETFSIGFRQPLIRKPETEVALGLQADLRRSTTFLEGEPFSFSVGPEDGESNVTVLRFSQDWVERDARTVLAARSQFSLGIDALDATVNDTGTDGRFFAWLGQFQWVQRLAPRWVLVSRLVTQLTPDSLLSLERFGYGGVSTVRGYRQNQLVTDNGVLGAVEARFSLLPDSNRFQLVPFAEIGHGWNNESPDPATATLASVGLGVRWAVTPDLAIGLDYGIPLIDVEDEGDSLQDNGLYFSVRYQPF; translated from the coding sequence ATGCATTCTATCTTCCTGAATACGCTGCCTACCATTGGTCTGCTTTCCCTGGTTTTAGGATTCCCTGCCGCACTCGCTCAATCAACATCTCCGGCTGGTATTAGCATTCCACCCGATGCCCCCGATGCCTTGCAAGAATCGATTCCTAGACCTTCAGACACCCTCCCTTCGGTTCCCATTGTTCCGCCTAATACCTCACCTGCCCCTACACTACAAACACCCCTCATTCCCCCTCCGCCAGCAGCCCCTGATCTGAATCTTCGCTTTCCAGTTCAGCAGATTAAGGTGGAGGGCAGCACCGTTCTGCAACCTGAAATTTCGGCTTTAGTCAAAGACTACGAGGCGCGAGACGAACTGTCCTTTGAAGATTTGCTAGAGCTTCGATCGCGCATCACCCAACTCTACCTCAGCAACGGCTACATCACTTCTGGCGCCTTCCTGCCCAATAACCAGATGCTGACCGATGGCATGATTCGCATTCAAGTGGTTGAAGGAACGCTAGAGGCGATCGATCTCTGTCTGCTCTCTCCAGGTACGGGTCGAAGTCGGGGCAGTTCCAATTCCGTCTCGGAGGCAACTTCATCACCACTTGAGGAGAGTTCTCCCAGCAATCCGGCTTCAGCCCAAGCCCAGGAACCCCAGATGCCTGCCGAAGCAGAGGATCAGTGCGGCTCTGCTCGATTACGCGAGAGCTATATTCGCAGCCGATTGGTACAAGCAGACACGAAACCTGTGAATCAGCAGCGCATTGAAGAAACACTACAACTGCTACAGCTTAATCCCCTGATCCAGCAGGTCAATGCAGAGCTAATTGCGGGCAGTGCACCGGGACAAAATGTCCTCACGGTTCAAGTTATTGAAGCTTCTGCATTTCGCTTGGGGATTGGCGGGGACAATTACCAGTCTCCCAGCATTGGCTCTGAGCAGTTCAGTATTCAGGTGGGGCACGACAATCTTTTTGGCGTGGGCGATCGCATCAGTACCGGGTATGGCATCACTGAAGGTCTGGATAGCTTTGATATTAGCTACTCAATCCCGCTCAATCCGCAGGAAGGAACGCTCAGCTTTAGCTACAGCACTGATGAATCGCTCATTATTGAGCAGCAGTTTGAAGATTTAGACATTCGCAGTGAATCGGAGACCTTTTCGATCGGCTTTCGTCAACCCCTGATTCGGAAACCGGAAACTGAAGTTGCGCTGGGGTTACAAGCAGACTTGCGCCGAAGCACAACCTTCCTGGAAGGTGAGCCGTTTTCATTTTCGGTCGGACCTGAAGATGGTGAATCCAATGTGACGGTGCTGCGCTTTTCCCAGGATTGGGTGGAGCGAGATGCACGAACTGTCCTGGCAGCGCGATCGCAGTTTAGTCTGGGCATTGATGCCTTGGATGCAACGGTCAATGACACGGGAACGGACGGACGCTTTTTCGCCTGGCTGGGACAGTTTCAGTGGGTGCAGCGATTGGCTCCGCGCTGGGTGCTGGTGTCGCGGCTGGTGACTCAACTCACGCCAGATTCGCTGCTGTCGCTGGAGCGATTTGGCTATGGCGGGGTAAGCACGGTGAGAGGCTATCGCCAGAATCAGCTTGTGACGGATAACGGAGTGCTAGGAGCGGTAGAGGCACGGTTTTCGCTGCTGCCTGACTCAAATCGATTTCAGCTCGTTCCCTTTGCTGAAATTGGGCATGGCTGGAATAACGAGTCACCTGATCCGGCAACCGCGACGCTCGCCAGTGTGGGATTAGGAGTGCGCTGGGCAGTAACCCCGGATTTGGCGATCGGGCTAGATTACGGCATTCCGTTAATCGATGTGGAGGATGAAGGAGATTCTTTGCAGGACAATGGGCTGTATTTTTCAGTGCGATATCAACCGTTCTAA